In Meiothermus ruber DSM 1279, the following proteins share a genomic window:
- a CDS encoding nuclear transport factor 2 family protein — protein MKTSSIQNSILGLLVIGMIGCVPTQTTAQQPAAPDPIAVAQQYIQVLNAGNLDRALAFYADDAIVHTPVGLFIGKAQIARWLASENQATRVTPRDWKMQGALVVSTGTVLLERFVKAGVGAVEFRSEYLVDRSGKIRFFGPVLTLTPEQQQKMREAQAGAPPAPAPSVNPIEVVKAYHETANTGDFEKTFAFFADDSGAFVMNGTLLLSGKKQIADLWLREDVKTTRVMPREYQANGNLVISMGKVSLERFRRIGVDPIAYRAQFVVENDKIRFFYPTLQFTPEQLEKIQAAQRTPANR, from the coding sequence ATGAAAACCAGTTCTATTCAAAACAGTATTCTCGGCCTGCTCGTCATTGGAATGATCGGTTGTGTGCCCACCCAAACCACCGCACAGCAGCCCGCCGCGCCCGATCCCATCGCCGTGGCCCAACAGTACATCCAGGTGTTGAACGCTGGCAACCTGGATCGGGCCCTGGCTTTTTACGCCGACGACGCGATTGTGCACACCCCGGTTGGGCTTTTCATCGGCAAAGCGCAGATCGCCCGGTGGCTGGCCTCCGAGAACCAAGCCACCCGCGTGACCCCGCGCGACTGGAAGATGCAGGGTGCGCTGGTGGTCAGCACCGGCACGGTGTTGCTCGAGCGGTTCGTCAAAGCCGGGGTGGGGGCGGTGGAGTTTCGCAGCGAGTATCTGGTGGACAGGAGCGGCAAGATTCGCTTCTTTGGGCCGGTGCTGACCCTAACCCCCGAGCAACAACAGAAAATGCGCGAGGCCCAGGCCGGTGCACCGCCCGCCCCTGCCCCCAGCGTAAACCCAATCGAGGTGGTGAAGGCCTACCACGAGACGGCCAACACCGGCGACTTCGAAAAAACCTTCGCCTTTTTCGCCGACGACAGCGGGGCCTTCGTGATGAATGGAACCCTGCTGCTCTCCGGCAAGAAGCAGATTGCCGACTTGTGGTTGCGCGAGGATGTCAAGACCACGCGGGTCATGCCCAGGGAGTACCAGGCCAACGGCAACCTGGTGATTTCTATGGGAAAGGTCTCGCTCGAGCGCTTCCGCAGAATTGGGGTGGATCCCATCGCCTATCGCGCGCAGTTTGTGGTCGAGAACGATAAGATTCGCTTCTTCTATCCCACCCTGCAGTTCACACCCGAACAGCTCGAGAAGATACAGGCCGCGCAACGAACCCCCGCGAACCGCTGA